In the genome of Raphanus sativus cultivar WK10039 chromosome 4, ASM80110v3, whole genome shotgun sequence, one region contains:
- the LOC108851714 gene encoding GEM-like protein 7: MTLSRVHQQILTFPAVKTAPAGYLPDPAASINKLQIPSHSKKSEQSKKKSIQRTNSFTNGDKDQSKLGPKLTETVKRKLSLGAKILQMGGLEKIYKRLFRVYDEEKLFKAYQCYLSTTEGPIAGLLFISSKKIAFCSERSIKVASPQGDLTRVHYKVSIPLCKIKGVNQSMNMKKPSQKYLEVVTVDGFDFWFMGFMSYQKAFNCLEQALSLEQ, encoded by the coding sequence ATGACATTGAGCAGAGTCCACCAACAAATTCTTACATTTCCAGCAGTCAAGACTGCTCCGGCAGGTTACTTGCCTGACCCAGCAGCTTCCATCAACAAGCTCCAAATCCCATCTCATTCCAAGAAATCTGAACAAAGCAAGAAAAAATCGATTCAGCGAACCAATAGCTTCACGAACGGAGATAAAGACCAAAGCAAGTTAGGACCAAAGCTAACTGAAACAGTCAAGAGAAAGCTATCCCTGGGAGCTAAGATCCTTCAAATGGGAGGCTTAGAGAAGATTTATAAACGCCTCTTTAGAGTCTACGACGAAGAGAAACTCTTCAAGGCCTACCAATGTTACCTATCTACAACCGAAGGTCCCATCGCAGGCTTACTTTTCATCTCATCAAAGAAGATTGCTTTCTGCAGTGAGAGATCTATCAAAGTGGCTTCTCCTCAAGGAGATCTCACTAGGGTTCACTACAAAGTGTCAATCCCTCTGTGCAAGATCAAGGGAGTGAACCAGAGTATGAACATGAAGAAGCCATCTCAGAAGTACCTTGAAGTAGTCACGGTCGATGGCTTTGACTTCTGGTTCATGGGCTTCATGAGCTACCAAAAAGCATTCAACTGTCTCGAGCAAGCACTTTCTCTCGAGCAGTAA